A window of Dermacentor andersoni chromosome 4, qqDerAnde1_hic_scaffold, whole genome shotgun sequence genomic DNA:
GCATGTTGGTATGCAGCCCTGGAAATTCCTATTGCATACGAAGATGCCGGTGGTAAAGAAAATAGGTCAATAAGTGACGAGTAGACAGGTGATTTCGGTCACGACGTTTCGGTCACCACGCAGGTTTTTATTATGTCAGCTGTCAGGAGGTGTCAGTTGCCACAGGTCTTTCGTAGATCTCAGACCAATGACCACAAACTACAGAAAGAAGCCTTGAATTAAATTGATCAGAAAAAAATTTAATGTTCGCTTGCAGCTCAGCTCGATAAGTTGGAAAAAAAAGCGGGACACTTGTACAGACACAAGGTGAAAAATCGGCAAGCACAGCAAAGTAAGAATAAACACATGAATGAAAACTATGTTAAAAGAGTAACACAAATTAAACGAAAGTTTTCGAATTCTGGCGATATGCGTTAAAATTTAATATCAGTGTTCACTGTAGGCTTACTCCTGCACACGTCTTGCTTGCATGCCCGTCAAGTCCCGTTGCCGCGCCTTGACGCAGGTGGACACGCAACCTCAGCCTCGCGTAGTTTCACACAAGGAGCTTTTCGACTGTTTCTATGTATTCCTGTCAGGCGCCCGTTGCGCCCCACCGCAACATCTCTGTCACGTATGCGGTTACAGCCTTCAAAGGAGATTTCATGGTGAAAACGCTTTCTGTCCAGGTGGTGATACCATTAAAATGTTCTTCGAAAGATTAAGATTTCGGAACTAGCATCGCTTGGGTAATGAAGATTGCTGCCTTCAGAGACATATTCCTTGAGGGACGTCAAGTACGCATGGTCACTGCTGCTTGAGCCTAACAATGCAGGCTTGCACTGCTCGCAGTGGCCAGTAGATTTGAGGATCCCTTTTATAAGAAACCCACCGATATGGAACAAGATCTGGCACTCAGCTGATGTTAGCTCTTCGACAAACGGGATCTCCGAGTCGTCGATGGCTGCAGTCTCGGCTGCCGCTTCTTCCTGCATACCTGCCGACAGCAGGTCGATCAGGTACTGTGCGTCATCGACATCGTAGTTAGTCGTTGACGGTGTGTGGAAGAATAGGCTGACACAAACAAGCTTCAACGCACACTTCATATCGTAGGCGCTTGGAACAGGCTTCCTGAGACGTATAACCGAAAACAGATTTTCCAAGCAGTACTGGAACAATCGGCTCGTGAGGAAGAGCTTGTAGCCTTCACTTAGGACATCCTGCAGGCGAATGGTCACGGCTGTGGCTATCAAGAAACCCGCCTGTGAGGGCTGCCATTGGGACGTGCTCCCCATGTTTGTTCCCTGAATGGTCTTAGACGCCAAGCGCAGCACGTCTATGGCTGCGTGATATTTGTCCATGTGTTCAAGACTCAAGGCAGTTAGTTGATGGGTGTCGTGATGACAGAAGAGTGTACCACTTACAGACAAGCTCTAAAAACCACGTTGTAATTTCCGCCTCCGGGTCCAAGATCTTCTGCTTTATCAAGTACCGAATCCCGGCAGGAGCTTCTCGAAAATACTGAACGGCCACTCCCACCTTCATCTTTGTAAAATGCCCGTTCGACACGTGGATCTCTGAGAGTTTTGGCGCGACTTTTATCTCCTGTTTTTTTGTCAAAGTCTACCACTGCGCGCACGTGCTCAAGTTTTACTTCCCTTGAGGGTAGGTCATGTTGACACTTAATTGCATCACTAATGGTCAAACCGACAGAACTCACAAGTTGGCCTCTGATGCTCTTAAGTTCGTGTGCAGCATCTGCAGTGAAAAATAGTTATTTGTCTTCTAGGTAAGGGTGTGGTACCGAGCATATGCTGTTGGAGTTCCTGTGACTAGAGAAGCAAAACTCACGCCACATTGCCCTGTTGGAAGAACCCATATCCGAAGTGACAACGCAGATCCTCAGGGAGATATCTGCGCAAAGTTTCACGATATTCAATATGTAGTCTTTGAGAATAAGGCCGTCTATGCTCCTTCCAGTAAAGTGATAGGCAATCACTTGTTTCCACCGCCGGTTAACCCTTTGATGGATGCAACGAGAACAAGTAATTTAGGCGCAATTTTTCATCACCAGAGGCTTTCTGGGGCAGTTTtattacaaacaaaacaaacacgagTGGAAACTGTCTGCttacaaaagagaaaaaagtggGACAGCGTATGTCCCACTAACCACATAGCATGTATTCACTATGTGGGACAGGGTATGTCCCACCATCCACTTCAGTCAAATTGTCAGCAGCAGTGAAACGGGCCAAAGCAAGTGACGCATAGTGGCACATTGCACATTTTGCAGAGGTATTTGGTGCGCACTTCCTTCTGCTTTGTAGAGCACCACCGGCACCGCAGTCGTTTCCCAGTGAGGACGGGGTGGTGACCATTTCCGGCAAATCGGAGTTCATCTGGTACACCACTCATTGCGCGCCCATTCTTCTTGCCTTTCTTGTTGTAGTGGGCTTTCAGCGTTGTTTTCGATTTTCGAAACGTGTTTTGGGCAATCAGGAGACGCCCAAGCATCAGGCGGAACTGCAGATAGGTGACAGGACTCATGGAGGAAATTTGAATGAAAGCATTGACCACCGCTGCGTCCAAAATGAAGTAAAAGATACGGCTCCACCAGCGCTTTGAACGGCGGTCCGCTGgataggcattccttttctggtCAAATTTATCAGCCCCTCCCATCCATGCGTTGTATTCTTTCACAACACATGGACAGTCCACTTCCTTTCTCTTCCCGTTTTGAAGGGTTCGCTGGACCTGCACGACGCTTTCTGGGTCATGATAGTTGGACATGATGTGCACATTTTTAGAGTCTCGCCATTGGTAGGCTACCACATCAGCCTTCTTCCTCCAAATGTAGGACCCTCGCTCCAGCTTGTTGTCAACTTTGACTTCGGATGGCAGATCCCTCTTGTTCACTCTAAATGTGCCACAAGCAAGGATCTTTCTCTCGCAGCTCTTGAAGCAGCTTAGTGGAGCTGAAGAAATTATCAAAAAATAACTGCGAGCCAGCAGGGACGGCACCATCGGCCAAAGTCAGGACAACGTGTTCGCCCAAGGTTCTGTCTTCTGGCTTCTGCATACTCTTTCCTTCGTAGAGCTGGAACTTGAGGAGATAGCCCGTCTCAGAATCCGCTAGAGACCAAACTTTGTATCCTCGCTTGATTTTTGGTTTC
This region includes:
- the LOC126537776 gene encoding piggyBac transposable element-derived protein 4-like, encoding MVPSLLARSYFLIISSAPLSCFKSCERKILACGTFRVNKRDLPSEVKVDNKLERGSYIWRKKADVVAYQWRDSKNVHIMSNYHDPESVVQVQRTLQNGKRKEVDCPCVVKEYNAWMGGADKFDQKRNAYPADRRSKRWWSRIFYFILDAAVVNAFIQISSMSPVTYLQFRLMLGRLLIAQNTFRKSKTTLKAHYNKKGKKNGRAMSGVPDELRFAGNGHHPVLTGKRLRCRWCSTKQKEVRTKYLCKMCNVPLCVTCFGPFHCC